CGTCGCGTTGTGTCGATTAGGCCCGGGCGGGCGCGCAGCGATGAAGCGATGTGGGTATAGCGCAATCGCCCGTGTGATGCCTGCAACCGAAACAGGCCATAAGATGACGCGTTGTTGGAGAGCAATAAATTTCCCGTGCGCCCTGGTCCCCAATCCATGCTTCCTTTACCCGCATCTATACGCATCCAGGAATTTGCCCAGGCCAGTTGAAACGCGCTTTCGCGGAAATCTGCCTTTTTGCCCTTGAGTTGCACGTCTTCAATGGGGTGGGCCAGCACATCTTCACGCCGAAGGCGCGGTTGGTTGCTCCACTCGCGGGCCTCAAAGTGGCGTGCATAAAATCCCAATGTGTGGAATCGCCCGCGCACAGAACCGCCAATATAGGTTTGCGACGCGGTCTCGTTTACAAATCCATCACCCCTGCGCGCAATCACCTGTTGTCGCACCAGTGGTTCGAGTGTGACGGATGCCGCTGAGTCGCGCCATGTCCATCGGGGCTCGCGTGCAAAAGCTGCGCGGTTTTCCAGTTCTGCGATATGTCGATTGACGAGGCCCCGCTCGGTTGCCGACATAGATTGGTTTGATACGGCGGAGAGCATCCGTGCAACTTGTATCCGGCTCAAGGGCCGTGTATCGGGTACGGCAACCCAACCTCGCGCATTCAGGCGATCTAACAGGAGATACACGGGATGGTTTAAAGGGATATCGGGCGAGGCATCTTCGCCTATCACTGGACTGGCGAGACAAAAAAACATCGGGATGCCCATGAGTAATCTGAGTAGCAAATGTATATTTCTCATGATGGTTAGAAAAAATAAAGGGATTTCTCTGAATTTGGTTTAAAGCGCGGTACTTGTCAAGCATCGCGCTTTTTTACAACGTGTTTAGCTCTTGACTTTACAGCAGTCATGGGCTATTTTTCGCCTCTTGTAAACAGCCCTTGATACAAAAAAATGACAATGCTTCCAATGCGAAAAAATGCCTCTGTGTGCGATGATTGCGGGCTTTGTTCTTTCGGGCAAAACAGCGGGGAAAGTGATGCGATTGATCGCATCGCACGAGAAGTCGTGCTTCAAATACGCGGTGGAGATGGCGAAGAAATTCCCATTTCCGCAGGTGTATCTGCCCGGCATGCACATGTTGACGACGAAACCCTGGAGATCCTTTTTGGTGCGGGTCACACCTTAACGCCTTATCGCGAACTCTATCAGCCGGGTGCTTTTGCCGCCGAGGAAGTCATCTCTGTTGTTGGTCCCCGTTTGCGCGCGATTGAGCGCGTGCGGATTCTCGGTCCCAGCCGCGACTATAATCAGGTTGAACTCGCCCGAACAGATGCCATCTACATCGGCGTTGATCCGCCTGTGAGGGATTCGGGAGACCTGAGAGATGCGCCACCTGTTACTTTTATCGGTCCCAGGGGGTCGGTCACGGTAAATGCGGCCATTCGCGCTACGCGCCATATTCACCTGCGCCCATCTGATGTAATAGATTATGGCTTTCACGGACGGGAAACTGTCAAGGTGCGCGTGGGAGGCGAAAAAGGCGTTATATATGATAATGTGCGTCTCAAAATTGACGAAAGCTATTTGCCCGAACTCCATCTGGATACCGACGATGCCAATGCAGCTGATCTCGTCTGTGGCGATACGGTGTTTATGATAAAATGACTGCACTCGGTATGATTGAAACACTCGGCGTTATTGGCACGACAGAAGCTGCCGATGCGATGGTCAAAATGGCTTCCGTCACAATTGAAAAGTACGAAAAAATCGGTGCGGGATATACCACCACACTCGTGCGCGGCGATGTGGGGGCGGTTCGCGCAGCTATCGAAGCGGGAACAGAAGCTGCCGAGCGCGTTGGGGATCTCGTTGCCGCTCACATCATTCCAAATCTCGATCCACAAGTAGAAGCGGTTATTTTTAGTAACCAATGATCATTTTTCAGGAGGATACAACATGGGTGAAGCCCTCGGCATGATTGAAACCAAAGGTCTCGTAGCTATGATTGAGGCTGCCGATGCGATGGTCAAAGCCGCCAATGTCCAATTTGTCAATTGGGAACGCATTGGCGCGGGATATGTCACTGCTATTGTGCGCGGCGATGTGGCAGCAGTCAAAGCCGCAACGGAAGCCGGCGCTGCCGCTGCTGGCAAGGTTGGTGAACTCGTTTCCGTACACGTCATTCCGCGACCACATGGTAGCCTTGAAAATATTCTGCCTATCGGCTCTTCAAACGACTAAACTATGACCCTCGGAAAGGTGGTGGGAACGGTGGTTGCCACCCAAAAAGACAGCGGCCTGGCGGGTTTTAAGCTCCAGATCGTCCAAACGCTCGATTTGCCCGCATTCGAACTCAAAGAAAGTTTTGTGGTCGCCGTAGATGCTGTTGGTGCAGGCGATGGCGAAGTCGTGCTCTGTTGTAGTGGGAGTTCTGCCCGTATGACGAGTGTGACTGAAAATCGTCCTGTCGATGCGGTGATTGTCGCTATTATCGACACGGCAGAAATTGAAGGTGAAGCGGTTTATCAAAAATAGCTATCAGCGGTCAGCAATCAGCAAAATAAGCGAGGTATTGCCTTTGGAGAGTGGAGCGGGGAACTGAAAGCTTCTATTGCTTATGAACTTAGACGAAATCCAAATCCAATCGGTGGTTGAGCAGGTCGTGCGTCGCCTTGTGGCTGAGCGCGAAGCTCCTGCGGTTATTACACCGCCTGCGCGCTATGAAAACAAGGGCGACGATGGCCTTTTTGACGATCTCGAAGAAGCTATTGCTGCGGCTTCAGAAGCCCAGCGTGCCCTTGAAGCAATGAGCCTGGCGCAACGCCGCGATCTGATTGCCGCAATTCGCCGAGAATCCATGGCGCATTCAAAGGGTATCGCGCAAAAAACCGTTGAAGAAACCGGCATGGGTAAGGTGCCGCACAAAATTCGCAAACTCGAGGTTGTTGTACAACACACGCCTGGCGTTGAAGATTTGCAGCCCACGGCCTGGACGGGCGACAATGGTTTGACGGTTGTTGAAATGGCGCCCTTTGGCGTGATTGCGGCTGTCACGCCATCCACGCACCCGGTGCCCACGATGGTCAACAATGCAATTAGCTTTATCGCTGCGGGCAATAGCGCGGTTTTTGCGCCCCATCCGAGCGCGAAAGATGTTTCGGCTCTGGGTCTTCAGATGCTCAATCGCGCCATTGTCGGCGCGGGCGGTCCACCAAATCTGCTCGTCGCTGTGCGCGAACCATCCATAGAAACGGCGCAGAGCCTTTTTGTGCATCCCGACATCGACCTCGTTCTCGTCACCGGTGGGGGCGGTGTTGTCAAAGCGGCCATGCAAGCACCCAAGCGCGTGATCGCAGCAGGACCTGGCAATCCTCCTGTGGTTGTAGATGAGACCGCCGATATCGAAAAGGCCGCCCTCGGCATTATTGAAGGCGGCGGTTTTGACAATAATATTTTGTGTATTGGCGAAAAGGAAGTTTTTGCAGTTCAATCCGTGGCCGATGAACTAATGCGCTACCTGAAGGCAAATAATTGTGTGGAACTCGACCGGTCGCAAATTGATGCGTTGACCAAAATTGCATTTCCCCGC
The nucleotide sequence above comes from Gemmatimonadota bacterium. Encoded proteins:
- a CDS encoding PduL/EutD family phosphate acyltransferase, producing the protein MTMLPMRKNASVCDDCGLCSFGQNSGESDAIDRIAREVVLQIRGGDGEEIPISAGVSARHAHVDDETLEILFGAGHTLTPYRELYQPGAFAAEEVISVVGPRLRAIERVRILGPSRDYNQVELARTDAIYIGVDPPVRDSGDLRDAPPVTFIGPRGSVTVNAAIRATRHIHLRPSDVIDYGFHGRETVKVRVGGEKGVIYDNVRLKIDESYLPELHLDTDDANAADLVCGDTVFMIK
- a CDS encoding BMC domain-containing protein encodes the protein MTALGMIETLGVIGTTEAADAMVKMASVTIEKYEKIGAGYTTTLVRGDVGAVRAAIEAGTEAAERVGDLVAAHIIPNLDPQVEAVIFSNQ
- the eutM gene encoding ethanolamine utilization microcompartment protein EutM, whose protein sequence is MGEALGMIETKGLVAMIEAADAMVKAANVQFVNWERIGAGYVTAIVRGDVAAVKAATEAGAAAAGKVGELVSVHVIPRPHGSLENILPIGSSND
- a CDS encoding EutN/CcmL family microcompartment protein; translated protein: MTLGKVVGTVVATQKDSGLAGFKLQIVQTLDLPAFELKESFVVAVDAVGAGDGEVVLCCSGSSARMTSVTENRPVDAVIVAIIDTAEIEGEAVYQK
- a CDS encoding aldehyde dehydrogenase EutE, which codes for MNLDEIQIQSVVEQVVRRLVAEREAPAVITPPARYENKGDDGLFDDLEEAIAAASEAQRALEAMSLAQRRDLIAAIRRESMAHSKGIAQKTVEETGMGKVPHKIRKLEVVVQHTPGVEDLQPTAWTGDNGLTVVEMAPFGVIAAVTPSTHPVPTMVNNAISFIAAGNSAVFAPHPSAKDVSALGLQMLNRAIVGAGGPPNLLVAVREPSIETAQSLFVHPDIDLVLVTGGGGVVKAAMQAPKRVIAAGPGNPPVVVDETADIEKAALGIIEGGGFDNNILCIGEKEVFAVQSVADELMRYLKANNCVELDRSQIDALTKIAFPRDDKGDWMLNRDLVGRSAHVLAAQIGLNISPDTELLIGEVENEHDFVQHEQMMPFVPIVRTPDVHRAIDWAIRAEQGYRHTAVMHSKNVENMTVMARRCKCTIFVKNGASSAGLGAGGEGYTSFSIATPTGEGCTSARTFTRQRRCALIDYFRIV